ATCCGAATCGGGGATCATGCTGAGCTCGTCTAGGAACACAACCCGCAGATCGGGATCGGTGTAGGGCAGATCGCTTGGCTTGACTACAAAATCACGGTTGCCTTGGTTGTCGTAGATCTTTTTCTTGCCGAGAAACTTGGTGAGTGTGGTGACTTCCAGGTGCTTACAGCCGTTGTCTTCGAGCTTGTTTCGGAGCTCGTTTGCTGCTTTGTGGGTGGGTGCGATGCACTCGATAGCAGTGCGGGGATTTTTGAAGTACCACTCACACCACCTCACGATTGCAGCAGTGACAGTGCTTTTGCCGGTGCCTGAATAACCCGAGATGTTTGCAGCCAAAACGGAAGTGTCTTTGCCGGGTTCGTGTGATGACTTGGCCTGCTGGATCAGCCTGACGACTGAAGCAAAACCAGCATGTTGCTCGTCATTTAGGTGATCAGCGGAGCAAACACCGCTGGATCGGAAGGTGTGGGAACGCATTTCAGGTTGATCGGGTGTGCAGGATTTATCGGCTTGCGCGGCAAGGGACTTCACAACGGCAGGGGCGTGCCACAGGAATCCAGCATTCGGCGAGGATCCCTTCGCAATGAAGTGAATGCCGGGATGAAATAACGGAGGTTTGGATCTTCGGAGCTTGTCAATCGACTGCCGAGACATGCTCAGATAACGGCATAGTTCTGCCGTTGGAATCCATCCAGCCGTATTCACCCCACCCGACCTTTCGGCCAGTTTGATGAAAGACATTGGTTGTGGTGCTTGTGGTTAAAGGAGCAAGTCGCAGTGAACCCAGGTTCAGCTGCTCGAAGAATTACCGTCTGTCTTGCGAACTTCGTGTTTTCACTATAGCGACACTTTTTTTTTGGTTTTAACAACCTCAGCTCTTCATCAATTCTTGGCAAGTGCGGAGGGCACGATCTACCAGCAGCCAATCGATGTCTGGGCCGCCAATTTCGCGAACATTCGGGAAACAGGTGCGATGTTGCACCAACCTGGCCACTGAGCTGTCGAGCATGGTGAGTGCTGCCTGCACTTCTGCAATCAGTGCTGATTCTTGCTGCTGCGCTTCCTGCTGAACCTGCTTTTGCACAGTGCTGACCAGGGATGCACCGCTCATGAATGCTGCTGCTGCGTCGGGCCAAGTCTATCCGAGCACAAACGAATGTATGCGCTTGATTTGTATTGTGAAAACCTAAGTGGCTGATTGTGCTACAAAACAAAGCTTGATTGATAGATAGCGCCAGGGCAGCAATCGGTGCTCCTTTTTGTGGTCCCATACCTTGAGCTGGGGGTACCACACTTGGTCCCATACCTTGGACCTGCCGAGATCCCTTCTGCTGCAGTCGGGTACCAGGGTCCCACACCTTTTTTGGGTTTATTGCATCTCTTTTCCTCTCGCTCTACCCCCTTACCCCTCTCAACTCACCTCAATCTCCCTCAAGCATTAAGTGGGAAAAAAGTATGGAAGGTATGGGACCCCCTCACAAAACGCAGTCGTGGACACTGCTGAAGGGTCCCATACCTTGCTGCTCAAGGTGTGGTACCAGGTGTGGGACCTACTCCCCAAGGTGTGGGACCTACGCGCCTGCGGCGCAAAATAGCCCCGCCGCTGACGCTGGATGCAATCTGCTGGAGTTAGTGATGCTTACTCGGGGCAAATTGAAGCTGCCGGTCATGGTGACTTTTAAGGCATTAAAGTGTTGCTATGGGGAATACAATCCGACGCCGAAAGGATGACAGCAGCTCTTACGGGGTGAAAGAAGATCTGAAAGAACGTCGGAGGCAGGTGTTCAGCCATAGGTGCTGTGGTTTATCCATCCGTGGCATTGCAGAGGTGATGGATCTCAGCAAAACCCAGGTGCAGAAGGATCTGAACTGGGCATACAAGGAGTGGGGCGATCAGCCTGACAACACTCGCGAAGCAATCCAGGCCGAGCTGGTGGAGGTTCTTCGCCGGGCCGTTGCGCTGACGATGGCCGATGCCGAACGCCAGAGCCGTGAGGGTGTTTCCATCACCACCACCGATGGCGAAGGCAACGTCATCCAGCGCCAAACGAAAAAGCAGATCGATCCCCGCACCGTTGCTGAGCTCGGGAGGACGGCTCAGAGGTTTGCGCGGATGATCGGCGTCGATGCAGGCATTGATGGTGGTGGTCCCACCGCAGCGGTCCAGGTCGTGCTGCCAGCCCCCGCAGATCCATCGGCATTCATGGCAGCAGCAGAGCCGGTCAATGTCACTGCAGAGGCAGATGAGGTGCAGCTGGAGGCATCAGAGAGCATCAGCCCTCAATAACGCTCATCACCTCACTGCCGGCCACATCCAGATACTCACCCAATCCCTCCAGAGATTTATGGCCAGTTACTTTCTGGATCGCTTTGAGGCTGCAGCCACGACGCAACGCATTTGTGGCCAGTGATCTCCTAAACGAGTGTGTCGATGCTCCAGGAATCGCCAACCCGGCCAGGGTGGAACGTAGCGCCAGGTCCGCTGCCTGCCGGGTCATGGTCTCTTTCATCGATGACCGTGCTGGAAACAGGTAGTCCCCTGGCTTGGGATCACGACCATGGGCCTTTCGCCATGCTTCGCGATAGCGATTGAGCTCCACCGCCAAACGCTGGCCAACGTCAACCTGTTTGGTGCGATTGGTTTTGGTGGTTCTCCGTTTGAACGTAACCATGCCGCCGTCTACAGCCCGCCACTGCAGGCTCAGCGCTTCGCTAACCCGCGCTGCTGTCCATCGCTGGATCGCCCACAAAGCGCGGTGGTTCGCTGCTGGGGCGGCATTCAGCAGCTGATCGAGCTGTTCTTCCGTCAAAACCGCTGCTTTGCCGTTGCCGTCAACTTTCATGGTGACTTGCTGTTCTTAAGGATTGACAAGTGGCCAGTAATTACTGGCATTTCAGGGGCTCTCAAAACCAAACCAAAACGACAAGTGAGACGTTCGGGCACAAAGATCCCGCTGATGCTGGTGAGCGATCAGCGGATGAGACTGTTAGGGGTTGAGTTTGAGTGGTGGACTGGCTTTTGGATGAGACAAAATCTCATCGCTTGGCGCTGGAGTCCTTTTGGTTTGCGAGCCGGACGGCCTGAACCTGTTCGGCCAGCTCATCAGGATCCGGTGGTGGAACACTCGTGATGGATCCTGTGGACTTGAGCGTTTCGCGAAGCTCGCGGCCCAGACGCGCAACGGCTTTCCAGTCACCGTCAAGGTGAGCACTGGCCAGGGCCTGAGCCGTGATGATCTGAGCCATTGCGGCCAGATCACTGCCGGATGGCCGACCGCTAATCCCTTGCTGGCCTCTGATCTCGCCAGCTTCGCGAGCGAGCCGGTAGGCCTGAGCTCTGCTGTATCCGAATTGCCTCTGCATGGAAGCCACCACCACCGAAGTGGGAGCGGCCAGGTCCATGAGCTGACAAGCGGCCTCAATGGCCGCCTGTTTCTCAGCGCTTGTTTTGGTGCCGCCTGCCATCAGACCACCGCGAAAGTCCAGACCGTGCCGTTGCCCTTGGCGTTGGCCGTGTAATGGATCAGCCGATACTCGGCCACGCGCCACTCGGCAATGCAAGCGATCGCTGCAGCCAAGTGATTCTCAGGAGTGGTCAGGCTGTAGTCACTGGCCACGTTGGTCTGATCACCCGTGCCGAGATCCATGGCACGAAAGCGCGAGCCATGGTCATCGGTCGGTTGCACATATGTGGTCTCAATGACGGTTGTCAGAATCCGCGGCACTGCGCGGTTGTGAAAATCCATGACCTGGCGAGCGTCAGCCGCCGAGTAGCGGCCAACGGTCGGAGCGAGAGCGCTTGCTGTCATCTCAGGCAGCCTCCACATAGATGACGTAACCGCTCTGCAGAGTCGCCGCGTTGCTG
Above is a window of Synechococcus sp. BIOS-E4-1 DNA encoding:
- a CDS encoding site-specific integrase; its protein translation is MKVDGNGKAAVLTEEQLDQLLNAAPAANHRALWAIQRWTAARVSEALSLQWRAVDGGMVTFKRRTTKTNRTKQVDVGQRLAVELNRYREAWRKAHGRDPKPGDYLFPARSSMKETMTRQAADLALRSTLAGLAIPGASTHSFRRSLATNALRRGCSLKAIQKVTGHKSLEGLGEYLDVAGSEVMSVIEG